Proteins encoded by one window of Candidatus Nitrosocosmicus hydrocola:
- a CDS encoding TIGR00269 family protein: MIPQCNKCNKKNAVYHRRYSGEILCKSCFLNSIEKKTLQTISKYSMLRFNQKIAVGVSGGKDSLTLLHILKKISKRNNNEIIAITIDEGIEGYRNESLSLVKNFCNEKEVSLRIFSYKELFGSSMDDAIMERKSNKSSSCSICGTFRRRALDIASQSVNAEVLATAHNLDDYLQTFMINLFSGDVGRIGWMYPQPIEYNNGLKKIKPFVELYESEIVFYAFHSGIEFQIDQCPYMNESIRSEFRLFFNDLEKIHPGIKYNCFNSMNKMSKIVKSTEKIEPVKNTCLNCGETSSNSICSVCTTIQMLDFNKKNFSN; the protein is encoded by the coding sequence ATGATACCGCAATGTAACAAATGCAATAAAAAAAATGCTGTTTATCATCGTCGCTACTCTGGCGAAATTCTTTGCAAATCATGTTTCCTAAATTCTATTGAGAAAAAAACACTTCAAACTATCTCAAAATACTCTATGCTAAGGTTTAATCAAAAAATCGCTGTAGGAGTATCAGGTGGTAAAGACAGCCTTACATTGTTACATATTCTAAAAAAAATCTCAAAGAGAAACAATAATGAAATTATTGCGATTACAATTGATGAAGGTATAGAAGGTTACCGCAATGAATCTCTTTCCTTAGTAAAAAATTTCTGTAATGAAAAAGAAGTTTCACTAAGGATTTTTAGTTACAAGGAACTTTTTGGCTCCAGCATGGATGACGCTATTATGGAAAGAAAATCAAATAAATCTAGCTCGTGCTCTATTTGTGGTACATTTAGGCGTCGAGCATTAGATATAGCTAGTCAATCCGTGAATGCAGAAGTTTTGGCGACTGCTCATAATTTAGATGATTACCTGCAGACATTTATGATAAACCTTTTCTCAGGAGACGTAGGCCGAATAGGATGGATGTATCCGCAACCGATTGAATACAACAATGGATTAAAAAAGATAAAGCCGTTTGTCGAGCTATACGAAAGTGAGATTGTATTCTATGCGTTTCATAGTGGGATAGAGTTTCAAATAGACCAGTGTCCATATATGAACGAAAGTATTCGTTCAGAATTTCGATTATTTTTCAATGATTTGGAAAAAATCCATCCTGGAATTAAGTATAATTGTTTCAATTCTATGAATAAAATGTCCAAGATTGTAAAATCTACTGAGAAGATTGAGCCAGTGAAGAATACATGTTTAAATTGTGGTGAAACCTCTTCTAATAGTATTTGTTCAGTTTGCACAACCATACAAATGCTAGATTTTAACAAAAAAAATTTTTCTAATTAG
- a CDS encoding Lrp/AsnC family transcriptional regulator: MPEAFVLMNAELGSEESIVNELKKIDLVKHVYQVYGVYDIVALVEGESMDKVKETITWKLRKLNGVKSTLTMIVME; this comes from the coding sequence ATGCCAGAAGCTTTTGTGCTTATGAACGCTGAATTAGGAAGTGAAGAATCAATTGTGAATGAGTTAAAGAAGATAGATCTAGTAAAACATGTTTATCAGGTTTATGGCGTATATGATATTGTAGCACTTGTAGAAGGTGAAAGCATGGATAAAGTGAAAGAAACTATAACCTGGAAGCTTAGAAAGCTCAATGGCGTGAAATCTACATTGACCATGATAGTTATGGAGTGA
- a CDS encoding 30S ribosomal protein S15: MARTHAHTHGKSHSIRPTSKNAPSWTIESEEIIKTIVDFGKDGMSASEIGLRLRDEFAVPLVKPIIGKTITQILVENDIKRDMPEDLEKLVRKALGLQKHLNVHNSDKRNVRSLELIESKIHRISRYYKRVGKVSIDWKYKSVIAKLE, from the coding sequence ATGGCAAGAACCCATGCCCACACACACGGTAAATCACATTCGATCAGGCCAACTTCAAAAAATGCGCCATCTTGGACCATTGAAAGTGAAGAAATAATCAAAACAATAGTTGATTTTGGTAAGGATGGAATGTCCGCTAGCGAAATTGGTTTGAGATTAAGAGATGAATTTGCAGTTCCGTTAGTAAAGCCGATTATTGGAAAAACCATAACTCAAATTTTAGTAGAAAACGACATAAAGAGAGATATGCCCGAAGATTTAGAAAAATTAGTACGTAAGGCTTTAGGATTACAGAAACATTTGAATGTTCACAATAGTGATAAGAGAAATGTGAGATCTCTCGAACTAATAGAATCAAAAATTCACAGAATATCAAGATACTATAAAAGAGTTGGCAAAGTATCAATAGATTGGAAATACAAGTCAGTAATCGCCAAATTAGAATAG
- a CDS encoding zinc ribbon domain-containing protein produces MNKAHLMVAAFSLVMGSILLLPALNIAFAQYGSQGAVGSATLEEQLQLAKEKLTNAQQQGAYGSGTAMFGTNLDNTVLMIIIIVVIMGGISAAFFAAGGGSKKRAVVAGTDGSHTSGKFCTNCGTQLGDGQKFCGNCGTKS; encoded by the coding sequence ATGAATAAGGCACACTTAATGGTAGCGGCTTTTTCATTGGTAATGGGGTCTATACTATTATTACCAGCATTAAATATTGCATTTGCACAATATGGAAGTCAGGGCGCAGTTGGCAGCGCAACGCTAGAAGAACAACTTCAACTAGCAAAAGAGAAACTAACAAATGCTCAACAACAAGGTGCATATGGTTCTGGTACAGCAATGTTTGGTACTAATCTGGATAACACAGTATTGATGATAATAATAATTGTCGTAATTATGGGCGGTATTTCAGCTGCATTCTTTGCTGCTGGTGGAGGTAGTAAGAAACGAGCAGTTGTTGCAGGTACTGACGGTAGTCACACAAGCGGAAAATTCTGTACAAACTGTGGTACCCAACTCGGTGATGGCCAAAAGTTCTGCGGAAACTGTGGAACAAAATCCTAA
- a CDS encoding rhomboid family intramembrane serine protease, with protein sequence MFPIHDDTPRVNGRPFVNYGLIGVNIMVFIYEVIITGNFSNRIAVNELYSNYGSIPDLILSGQNLGSLFSSMFMHGSIAHLLGNMFFLYVFGDNLEDRFGHFKYLLLYLFWGVMAAIAHSIYAISTGEGGIPAIGASGAISGVLGAYLIFFPHAKIHTIIFAFFITTVRIPAIAYIPFWFIMQLIFALIGQSGGVAYLAHIGGFLIGLISAYMWKFFSNYLFGRQSFQNQYYGSRSMKTHQSALSNRRYSKKNDLKSTDLDSKDKMLHPEIISGENFVDVIFEDKNISSNTQILADFDKETQILKIHNLVTNKGDSMPIPQLQNKNYLVSNVSVINGIVRIRLS encoded by the coding sequence ATGTTCCCTATTCATGATGATACTCCTAGGGTAAACGGACGGCCATTCGTTAACTATGGCTTAATCGGCGTTAACATAATGGTATTTATTTATGAAGTAATAATCACAGGAAATTTTTCAAACAGAATCGCAGTTAATGAGTTATATTCTAATTATGGCTCTATTCCCGATTTAATTTTGTCCGGTCAGAATTTGGGATCTCTTTTTAGTTCCATGTTCATGCATGGTAGTATAGCCCACCTTTTGGGAAATATGTTTTTCCTTTATGTCTTTGGAGACAACTTGGAGGATAGATTTGGCCATTTTAAATACCTTCTACTTTACCTTTTCTGGGGAGTTATGGCCGCTATTGCGCATAGTATTTATGCAATTTCTACAGGTGAGGGGGGTATTCCTGCAATTGGTGCATCCGGAGCAATATCTGGAGTTTTAGGGGCATATTTAATATTTTTTCCACATGCTAAAATACATACTATTATCTTTGCTTTCTTTATTACTACGGTGAGGATTCCAGCCATAGCATATATTCCGTTCTGGTTTATCATGCAGCTTATTTTCGCTCTGATTGGACAATCTGGGGGGGTGGCATATCTCGCTCACATTGGAGGGTTTTTGATCGGATTGATATCTGCATACATGTGGAAATTCTTCTCCAATTACCTTTTTGGTCGACAATCTTTCCAAAATCAATATTATGGGTCGAGGTCTATGAAAACACATCAATCAGCACTCAGTAATCGACGCTATAGTAAGAAGAATGATTTAAAATCAACCGATCTTGACAGCAAAGATAAAATGCTACATCCTGAAATTATATCTGGAGAAAATTTTGTTGATGTGATATTTGAAGACAAAAACATTTCGTCTAATACTCAGATACTAGCCGACTTCGACAAAGAAACACAAATTCTAAAGATACATAACTTAGTTACTAATAAGGGCGATAGCATGCCTATTCCCCAACTACAGAATAAGAACTATCTTGTCTCAAACGTTTCTGTAATAAATGGAATTGTTCGTATAAGACTTTCTTAA
- a CDS encoding twin-arginine translocation signal domain-containing protein, translated as MSQRQPPKVDGGKISRRDFLKLLAAAGTVMTFTPFVEWGKFLPNPRESAEERAKVVLPDGSQANVNSFKVNHAEAIVYPLSEDPVLNEEAFRTWQFIRLPSELGGEKNDASAFRMYSMVCLHLWCLWKYWPEDGRKRGECPCHGSMYDPLTGEAFAGPAALQAPPSNVLPSLDLEVDDEGNIWIKPPNWTPSGNGVVGYGRFLT; from the coding sequence ATGTCTCAACGACAACCTCCAAAAGTTGACGGAGGAAAAATTTCACGTAGAGATTTTTTAAAATTGCTTGCTGCTGCAGGCACTGTCATGACATTTACACCTTTTGTAGAATGGGGTAAGTTTTTACCTAATCCTCGAGAATCTGCAGAAGAAAGAGCGAAGGTGGTTTTGCCTGATGGAAGCCAAGCAAATGTAAACTCATTCAAAGTTAATCACGCGGAAGCTATAGTTTACCCACTATCGGAAGATCCTGTATTAAACGAAGAAGCCTTTCGAACATGGCAATTTATAAGGCTACCATCAGAACTCGGTGGAGAAAAGAATGACGCTTCTGCTTTTAGAATGTATAGTATGGTGTGCTTACATTTATGGTGCTTATGGAAATACTGGCCTGAAGATGGACGAAAGCGTGGGGAATGTCCATGTCACGGATCAATGTATGATCCTTTGACAGGTGAAGCATTTGCGGGTCCTGCAGCACTTCAAGCTCCACCATCAAATGTTTTACCAAGTTTGGATCTGGAGGTGGATGATGAAGGTAACATCTGGATTAAACCGCCAAATTGGACTCCTTCAGGTAATGGGGTAGTTGGATATGGGCGCTTCCTTACATAG
- a CDS encoding helix-turn-helix transcriptional regulator: protein MLSQAGDDFQSVFFELAGDLRIYMLLKLSTKPYRLSQLATDLNATMQESHRNINRLIDSKLVKKTGEGELLLTPYGEIIVSLIPNFNFPFKHKDYFQEHSLSNLPLKFIQRIGSLNNCEVVVGVMAVLQRWKAVYNNSQEYIKEVISQVPIDLIETIAERVNNNVKFSYIFPADVVIPRGRNELLKKLGWKNFVSRGIVERRMVDKINIVTIFNERESCISFPTLKGEPDLNVMFYSKDVSFHEWCEDFFEYEWTKAMLFDESKLSPEI from the coding sequence ATGCTCAGTCAGGCTGGTGACGATTTTCAATCCGTGTTCTTTGAACTTGCAGGCGACTTGCGCATTTATATGCTCCTTAAACTGTCAACCAAACCTTATAGGCTATCTCAACTGGCCACAGATTTGAATGCTACTATGCAGGAATCTCACAGAAATATCAACAGATTGATAGATTCGAAATTGGTTAAAAAAACAGGAGAAGGTGAACTGTTGCTTACACCTTATGGTGAGATAATTGTATCTCTTATTCCAAATTTTAATTTTCCATTTAAGCATAAGGATTATTTCCAGGAGCATTCGCTTAGTAATCTTCCATTAAAGTTTATTCAAAGAATCGGTTCACTCAATAATTGTGAAGTAGTTGTTGGCGTTATGGCTGTTCTTCAACGTTGGAAGGCAGTTTATAATAACTCTCAGGAATACATCAAGGAAGTTATTTCCCAAGTACCGATAGATCTTATAGAAACAATTGCTGAAAGAGTTAACAATAATGTTAAATTTAGCTATATTTTTCCAGCAGACGTAGTAATTCCAAGGGGGCGGAACGAATTACTCAAAAAACTTGGTTGGAAGAATTTTGTTTCTAGAGGAATAGTAGAACGACGAATGGTCGACAAAATTAACATAGTTACAATTTTTAATGAAAGGGAATCATGTATTTCCTTTCCAACATTAAAAGGAGAGCCTGATCTAAATGTAATGTTTTATAGCAAAGATGTGTCATTTCATGAATGGTGCGAAGATTTCTTTGAATATGAGTGGACCAAGGCCATGCTTTTTGACGAGTCCAAACTAAGTCCAGAAATATAA
- a CDS encoding cytochrome b, producing MGASLHSQDNSLVRLFKWIYAGFDRTIFMGLKFTLPTKFVSPLGFLGMLTFVVFIILGVTGAFLMLWYEPILDRAWDSVSKINDTIPYGFHMRNIHYHASNAMVMLAILHMYYQFFSGRYKIRNEMLWVTGILLGVLTILEAFTGYDIIFSERAELAISIAASLTNSIPILGPDMMNAFFGSGFHDFVLRFYAFHVFFLPIVLLGLMVVHFPRFLVFDVPMVMAVTGAIMLTGGVFPIDMGLKFDPNVPPGITVPEWYLTGLYSFLRSQFDKFTTGVAWPGLFIFTLLIIPFIDKYKKFSWKDRPIITALGITSIAQIIITTYWGFYIDPDRTKSLLERLVIDPIFLYTVMVLLVPLSFGFTYLMIKLAKNAEANAKKQKPPEKNPIQLPAKWLYILFIVLIGFQVYLNIAAYYAVLNGMKNYSLFLIGILMLVFAGMFHLYRYGRGLSKSNVEVVTTKRRKFIFPSFGSGQKNVLASDSSAKELSDVSSTSELPPDKTLEKSEPVPLPEIQSSKKVSSTTTTGSLLEKGNSTAQGSVNLTSDKER from the coding sequence ATGGGCGCTTCCTTACATAGTCAAGATAATAGCCTTGTAAGGCTATTCAAGTGGATCTATGCCGGGTTCGATAGGACTATATTTATGGGATTAAAGTTCACCCTCCCGACCAAGTTTGTAAGCCCGTTAGGATTTCTCGGGATGTTAACCTTTGTAGTTTTTATTATTTTGGGAGTTACAGGAGCTTTTCTCATGTTGTGGTATGAACCAATATTAGATAGAGCGTGGGATAGTGTTAGCAAAATTAACGATACAATTCCCTACGGATTCCACATGAGAAATATCCATTATCATGCTTCAAATGCCATGGTCATGCTCGCAATTTTACACATGTATTATCAGTTCTTTAGCGGAAGATATAAGATTCGAAATGAAATGCTTTGGGTAACTGGGATCTTGCTTGGTGTTCTAACTATTTTAGAAGCCTTTACCGGTTATGATATTATATTTAGTGAGAGGGCAGAGCTGGCAATATCTATAGCGGCGTCCCTTACCAATTCTATTCCAATTCTAGGGCCTGATATGATGAATGCGTTCTTTGGTTCGGGATTTCATGATTTCGTACTTCGGTTCTATGCATTCCACGTTTTCTTCTTGCCAATAGTGCTCTTAGGGTTAATGGTGGTTCATTTTCCACGCTTCTTGGTGTTTGATGTCCCCATGGTAATGGCTGTAACGGGAGCTATCATGTTGACTGGAGGTGTTTTTCCTATCGATATGGGACTTAAATTTGATCCTAACGTTCCACCTGGTATCACAGTACCTGAATGGTATCTTACTGGTCTCTATTCGTTTTTGAGAAGTCAGTTTGATAAATTTACTACAGGAGTAGCGTGGCCAGGATTATTCATATTTACCTTATTGATAATCCCATTCATAGACAAGTATAAAAAATTCTCATGGAAGGATCGGCCAATTATTACGGCTTTGGGAATCACTAGTATAGCGCAAATTATTATTACCACATATTGGGGATTTTACATAGACCCGGACCGGACAAAATCTCTATTAGAAAGATTGGTTATCGATCCTATCTTTTTATATACGGTGATGGTACTACTCGTCCCCCTATCTTTTGGATTCACATACTTGATGATAAAACTGGCAAAGAATGCCGAAGCAAATGCGAAGAAGCAAAAACCGCCTGAAAAGAATCCTATCCAACTTCCTGCTAAATGGTTGTATATCTTGTTTATTGTCTTGATAGGATTTCAAGTCTATCTGAACATCGCTGCATATTATGCCGTCCTAAATGGAATGAAGAATTATTCCCTCTTCCTGATAGGGATATTAATGCTGGTCTTTGCTGGTATGTTCCATCTGTATAGATATGGAAGAGGGTTGTCAAAATCAAATGTTGAAGTGGTAACCACCAAAAGACGCAAGTTCATATTCCCATCATTTGGATCAGGGCAGAAAAATGTACTAGCATCTGATAGTTCCGCTAAAGAATTGTCTGATGTTTCATCTACGTCTGAATTGCCACCAGACAAAACCCTTGAAAAAAGTGAGCCTGTTCCCCTCCCTGAAATCCAATCCTCGAAAAAGGTTTCTTCAACAACTACAACTGGATCTCTATTGGAGAAGGGTAATTCTACAGCCCAAGGGTCGGTAAATTTGACGTCAGATAAAGAGCGATGA
- the serS gene encoding serine--tRNA ligase yields MIDAKTIKENPEMVKEMLIKRNIDFPLDDLIDSDKKRRNLIVELQSLKHQKNVLAKIIATAKKRNENALSSLNQMEQIGLQIKRTEDESKENEERYLRFINSLPNFPHESVPFGKDETENVERRRFESNLESSRFLTDNRNDNPKNLPNLKRKSHIDLAIEYDLVDFERAGKISGSRFYILKNELVKLSMALSNFAIDYLINLGYIAIQPPFLIRREAMEGAVILSDFEDTIYKVEDEDLYLIGTSEHPMASMHMNEIMDGKDLPIRYAGVSSCFRKEAGAHGKDMKGLFRVHQFEKVEQFIFCKPEDSWKEHEKLLQITEKFYELLEIPFRTIILCSGDLGKVSAKTYDVEAWFPVQEAYREICSCSNCTDYQSRGLKIRFRNNPNEETSLVHTLNSTLVAVQRTIVAILENYQTPHGTIAIPKVLRKYMDNLEEIGYIKNN; encoded by the coding sequence TTGATTGATGCAAAAACCATAAAGGAGAATCCAGAAATGGTTAAAGAAATGCTAATCAAGAGAAATATCGACTTCCCATTAGATGACCTAATAGATTCAGATAAAAAAAGAAGAAATTTGATAGTTGAACTGCAAAGCTTGAAGCATCAAAAAAATGTCTTGGCTAAGATAATTGCCACAGCAAAGAAGAGAAATGAAAATGCGTTATCCAGCTTAAACCAGATGGAACAAATTGGACTACAAATAAAGCGTACTGAAGATGAAAGCAAAGAGAATGAAGAAAGATATTTAAGGTTTATCAATAGTTTACCTAACTTTCCACATGAGAGTGTTCCCTTTGGAAAAGATGAAACTGAAAATGTAGAAAGGAGAAGATTTGAATCAAATCTTGAAAGCTCCAGGTTTCTTACCGATAATAGAAACGATAATCCCAAAAATCTGCCTAATTTAAAAAGAAAGAGCCATATCGATCTTGCTATTGAGTATGATCTAGTTGATTTTGAAAGAGCAGGAAAAATATCAGGTTCTCGGTTTTACATACTAAAAAATGAATTGGTTAAACTAAGTATGGCATTGTCTAACTTTGCCATAGACTATTTAATAAATCTAGGATATATTGCAATTCAACCTCCCTTTCTTATCAGACGAGAAGCTATGGAGGGTGCTGTTATCCTAAGTGATTTTGAAGATACCATCTACAAAGTGGAAGATGAAGACCTATACTTAATTGGCACGTCTGAGCACCCGATGGCGTCAATGCATATGAATGAAATTATGGATGGGAAAGATCTTCCTATTAGATATGCAGGAGTTAGTTCATGTTTTAGAAAAGAGGCTGGCGCACATGGTAAAGATATGAAAGGGCTATTTAGGGTACATCAATTCGAAAAAGTAGAGCAATTCATTTTTTGCAAACCAGAGGATTCCTGGAAAGAACACGAGAAACTTTTGCAAATTACAGAAAAATTTTATGAACTGCTAGAAATTCCTTTTAGAACTATAATTTTATGTTCAGGTGATCTCGGAAAAGTATCTGCGAAAACATATGATGTTGAAGCTTGGTTCCCTGTACAAGAAGCTTATAGAGAAATATGCTCTTGTTCCAATTGTACAGATTATCAATCAAGAGGTCTAAAGATAAGATTTAGAAACAATCCGAATGAGGAAACATCTCTTGTACATACATTAAATAGTACCTTGGTAGCAGTCCAGAGAACAATAGTCGCCATCTTGGAAAACTATCAGACCCCACACGGCACTATAGCTATTCCCAAAGTATTAAGAAAGTATATGGACAATTTAGAAGAAATAGGCTACATAAAAAATAATTGA
- a CDS encoding aconitase X yields MLLTQEEEKGLSGEYGEALATAYRILISIGEATNAEKLVPIEWAHVSGVNYNTIGDSGLEFLKKISMDGRVRVTTSLNPMGFDRDNQPDLSVEFIKKQGEIAQAYNKMGITPTFSCIPYEIMALPGEGTQVSLAESSAAVLANSHLNLKTNKESALSALASAITGKSPYSELRIEENRNPQIEIINERELDNELDYGLLGYFTGKTIQKSCTGICNVSDKSEMWNLKSLAAGIGTSGSCGMFRIHKKSDRSIEKINYGETEMKEIRDELNTAEDGQVITFGSPQLGMEELCKIQTMLQNRKFTRPCKVFCPKMVYCKAKKTGLIESLQRSGVSFISDACTCLTPLITRKNYDSIITNSVKASYYMKTSNKISVALMSLKSIIRKYTT; encoded by the coding sequence ATGCTTCTCACACAAGAGGAAGAAAAAGGATTATCGGGAGAATATGGTGAGGCGCTAGCTACTGCATATCGGATATTGATATCGATCGGTGAGGCAACTAACGCAGAAAAGTTAGTACCCATAGAATGGGCACATGTTTCCGGGGTAAACTATAATACGATAGGGGATAGTGGTCTTGAATTCTTAAAAAAAATTAGTATGGATGGAAGGGTTAGGGTAACCACATCATTAAATCCAATGGGATTTGATAGAGATAATCAACCAGACTTGTCAGTCGAATTTATAAAAAAACAGGGAGAGATCGCCCAAGCTTACAATAAAATGGGGATTACCCCTACATTTTCTTGCATCCCCTATGAAATAATGGCGTTACCAGGTGAGGGTACACAAGTTAGTTTGGCAGAAAGCAGTGCCGCGGTCCTTGCAAATTCACACTTAAATCTCAAAACCAATAAGGAAAGTGCATTAAGTGCGTTGGCCAGCGCAATTACTGGAAAATCTCCATATTCTGAATTAAGAATTGAAGAAAATAGAAATCCCCAAATCGAAATAATTAATGAACGGGAATTAGATAATGAATTAGATTATGGATTATTAGGTTATTTTACCGGTAAAACTATTCAAAAAAGCTGTACTGGCATTTGCAATGTTTCTGATAAATCGGAGATGTGGAATTTGAAATCACTTGCAGCAGGAATCGGAACATCTGGATCTTGCGGAATGTTCAGAATACATAAAAAATCGGATAGATCAATTGAAAAAATAAACTATGGTGAAACGGAAATGAAAGAGATCAGAGACGAGCTAAATACTGCAGAGGATGGACAGGTGATTACGTTTGGAAGTCCACAGTTGGGAATGGAGGAATTATGTAAGATTCAAACAATGCTACAGAACAGAAAATTTACTAGGCCATGTAAGGTTTTTTGTCCAAAAATGGTTTATTGTAAAGCAAAAAAAACAGGGTTGATAGAATCGTTACAGCGATCGGGAGTAAGTTTTATATCCGACGCCTGTACTTGCTTGACTCCACTTATTACCAGAAAAAATTATGACAGTATAATCACAAATAGTGTAAAGGCCTCTTATTATATGAAAACATCCAACAAGATTTCGGTTGCGCTCATGAGTCTAAAATCAATTATTAGAAAATATACAACATAA
- a CDS encoding aconitase X swivel domain-containing protein → MKINCKRIVRGKARGSVLLLHEPLNFLGMVNTKTGEITSSDGRQEKNHLRDKILVFPNSIGSSVGAYTIFSLKCNTNSPRGIVCTNKVDITTASGCAISNIPLALVDNENYSRLIEFIRDNSLYRNKIEIHLDTENEIISIDRNKSL, encoded by the coding sequence ATGAAAATAAATTGCAAAAGGATTGTTAGAGGTAAGGCAAGGGGTTCAGTTTTATTATTGCATGAGCCTCTAAATTTCCTTGGGATGGTCAATACAAAGACAGGCGAGATTACGAGTAGTGATGGTAGACAAGAAAAAAATCACTTGAGAGATAAGATACTGGTATTTCCAAATTCAATAGGAAGTAGTGTAGGTGCCTATACGATATTTTCTCTAAAGTGTAATACTAATAGCCCTAGGGGGATAGTATGTACTAACAAGGTAGACATAACTACAGCTTCTGGCTGTGCCATCTCAAATATTCCATTAGCGTTGGTCGACAATGAGAATTATAGTAGATTGATAGAATTTATTAGGGATAATTCTCTTTATAGGAACAAAATTGAGATACACCTTGATACGGAAAATGAGATTATTAGTATCGATCGGAATAAATCTTTATAG
- a CDS encoding cupredoxin domain-containing protein, with amino-acid sequence MEKVKKQSQIGGISIISFVVIVTISLSYYQFVYTPAINAKPEVAEEILNPSGTTAISIVEGSSLPANPNFFSPNEVRASLGVSNKVVWTNDDVTAHTVTTDNNYEDPINGRFDSLATIGLIPPQGTFEFTFTQRGEYMYHCEPHPWMTGKVDVEPSFG; translated from the coding sequence TTGGAAAAAGTAAAGAAACAGTCCCAAATTGGCGGGATTAGTATTATTTCCTTTGTGGTAATTGTTACAATTAGTTTATCTTATTATCAATTTGTCTATACTCCTGCAATAAATGCAAAACCCGAAGTTGCTGAGGAAATATTAAACCCCTCTGGTACGACAGCTATATCAATTGTCGAAGGTTCATCACTACCAGCCAATCCTAATTTCTTTTCTCCCAATGAGGTCCGCGCTTCTCTGGGAGTTTCAAATAAAGTTGTTTGGACCAATGATGATGTAACAGCACATACTGTAACTACAGATAATAATTATGAAGATCCCATTAATGGACGCTTTGATTCTCTAGCAACAATTGGTTTAATTCCTCCCCAGGGTACATTTGAATTTACTTTCACACAGCGGGGTGAATATATGTATCATTGCGAACCTCATCCATGGATGACTGGAAAGGTAGATGTAGAGCCTAGTTTCGGCTAA